In Chitinophagaceae bacterium, a single window of DNA contains:
- a CDS encoding DinB family protein — MKEPLQNEYPLFFDSYIKLIRSKDIWAVLEEQISWFESAFTNGYQQQWNYRYDAEKWTVKQLVGHIIDAERVFVYRTLSFARGDSKNLNPFDENSFVIHGEFEKRTPSSLVEEMRYLRRSNIFFLSSIPEAYLDNEGTVNGNRITVRSLIYIIAGHFEHHRNILKERYSIY, encoded by the coding sequence ATGAAAGAACCATTACAAAATGAGTACCCTCTGTTTTTTGATTCTTATATCAAACTCATAAGAAGCAAAGATATTTGGGCTGTGTTAGAAGAACAGATAAGCTGGTTTGAATCTGCTTTTACCAATGGATATCAACAACAATGGAATTACAGATACGATGCTGAAAAATGGACCGTAAAGCAATTGGTAGGACATATAATAGACGCAGAAAGAGTATTTGTATATAGAACTCTCTCCTTTGCAAGGGGCGATAGTAAAAATCTCAACCCCTTTGACGAAAATAGTTTTGTAATACATGGAGAATTTGAAAAAAGAACCCCATCCTCTCTTGTAGAGGAAATGAGATATTTGAGACGTTCCAATATATTCTTTCTATCATCTATACCCGAAGCGTACTTAGACAATGAAGGAACAGTAAATGGAAACAGAATCACTGTCCGAAGTTTGATATATATTATTGCAGGGCATTTTGAACATCACAGAAACATACTTAAAGAAAGATACAGCATCTATTAA